One window of Leptotrichia hongkongensis genomic DNA carries:
- the msrA gene encoding peptide-methionine (S)-S-oxide reductase MsrA, with the protein MGNFKEIYLAGGCFWGVEKFFKMAPGVIETSVGYANGQTLDTNYDILKMTDHVEAVYIKYDEDIISLNQLLDYYFSIIDPTSINRQGLDEGRQYRTGIYYVDKEESHTIKEKIENEQNKYSREIQVEVRPLKHYILAEEYHQNYLDKNPNGYCHIDLESAVKIFGKNKDIRQS; encoded by the coding sequence ATGGGAAATTTTAAAGAAATTTATTTGGCAGGAGGCTGTTTCTGGGGAGTGGAAAAGTTTTTTAAAATGGCTCCAGGCGTTATAGAAACATCAGTTGGTTACGCAAATGGACAAACTCTTGACACTAATTATGATATTTTAAAAATGACTGATCATGTTGAAGCAGTGTATATAAAATATGATGAAGATATAATTTCTTTAAATCAACTTCTTGATTATTATTTTTCGATAATTGATCCAACAAGTATCAATAGACAGGGGCTTGATGAGGGGCGACAATATCGAACTGGAATTTATTATGTTGATAAGGAAGAATCACATACAATAAAAGAAAAAATAGAAAATGAACAAAATAAATATTCAAGAGAAATCCAAGTGGAAGTGAGACCATTAAAACATTATATTTTAGCGGAAGAATATCATCAAAACTACTTGGATAAAAATCCTAATGGTTATTGTCACATTGATTTAGAAAGTGCAGTAAAAATTTTTGGGAAAAATAAAGATATTAGACAAAGTTAA
- a CDS encoding MalY/PatB family protein has product MKYNFDEIIDRKNNHSVKYNELLRKFGVDDVIPLWIADMDFRTAQPIIDALEKKVQHGIFGYVYRPDEYFESFINWQKRRFGWEPKKELLSFSIGIVPSLGALVQIFSEKGDKILIQTPVYSEFYDINEDNARVVIENRFIEKNGEYSLDLEDLENKLKENPKLFILCNPHNPLGHVWTHDELEAIGNLCIKYKVPVISDEIHADLTLWDNKHIPMASVSEEIRQNTITCTSTGKAFNLAGLQSATIIFNNLDVKSKFDRFWKDLEVHRNNPFNLVATIAAYSDGGEEYLKQLKEYLENNILFLNSFFKEYIPEITPNIPQATYLVWLDCRKLCEKFGFNQEQLEKFMLTKAKLGLNEGRVYQKGLEGFMRLNAACPRAVLEKAVNQLKEAISKEK; this is encoded by the coding sequence ATGAAGTACAATTTTGATGAAATTATTGATAGAAAGAATAATCATTCTGTGAAATACAATGAACTTTTAAGAAAATTTGGAGTGGATGATGTAATTCCACTTTGGATTGCGGATATGGATTTTAGGACAGCACAGCCTATAATTGATGCTCTTGAAAAAAAAGTTCAGCACGGAATTTTTGGTTATGTTTACCGTCCAGATGAATATTTTGAGTCGTTTATAAACTGGCAGAAAAGAAGATTTGGATGGGAGCCAAAAAAAGAACTGCTTAGTTTTAGTATTGGAATTGTGCCAAGCCTTGGAGCATTGGTTCAGATTTTTTCTGAAAAAGGTGATAAAATATTAATTCAGACACCTGTTTATTCAGAATTTTATGATATTAATGAAGACAATGCAAGAGTTGTCATTGAAAACAGGTTTATTGAAAAAAACGGAGAATATTCACTTGATTTAGAAGATTTGGAAAATAAATTAAAGGAAAATCCCAAATTATTTATTTTGTGCAATCCTCACAATCCGCTGGGGCACGTATGGACTCATGATGAACTGGAAGCAATTGGGAATTTATGCATAAAATATAAAGTTCCTGTAATTTCTGATGAAATTCATGCTGATTTGACATTGTGGGACAATAAACATATTCCGATGGCAAGCGTTTCAGAAGAAATTAGACAAAATACAATAACTTGCACTTCTACTGGAAAAGCTTTTAATCTTGCAGGACTTCAAAGTGCAACAATTATTTTCAATAATTTAGATGTAAAATCAAAATTCGACAGATTCTGGAAAGATCTGGAAGTTCATAGAAACAATCCTTTTAATTTGGTTGCCACAATTGCTGCATATTCTGACGGTGGTGAAGAATATTTGAAGCAGTTAAAAGAGTATCTGGAAAACAATATTTTATTTTTAAATAGTTTTTTCAAGGAATATATTCCAGAAATTACCCCAAACATTCCACAGGCAACATATCTAGTATGGCTAGACTGTCGAAAATTATGTGAAAAATTTGGATTTAATCAAGAACAGCTGGAAAAATTTATGCTTACAAAAGCAAAACTTGGACTAAATGAAGGACGTGTATATCAGAAGGGGCTAGAAGGATTTATGAGGCTGAATGCCGCTTGTCCAAGAGCAGTTTTGGAAAAGGCTGTTAATCAGTTAAAAGAGGCTATTTCAAAGGAAAAGTAA
- a CDS encoding TetR/AcrR family transcriptional regulator, which yields MTKEYNKNFIIQQSAKLFYYKGYKNTELTDIFKACEMPNDIFYKFFSSKEELLIAVIKYHTENLINFFNSNVDDLSIHKFHYFFEKYFENIVNNKFHGGSPLGNLALELADLKNNIREELVKSYKKIELRFSFFITTLKYSFPEKYDDIVPETTARLLIALLEGTILMLKTEKESSAINDFFVFFNNLFKLDNNKEAEEQDSETEPKTSEIKQMYIPDSIQNQTIETDINESNINNQDSNENFQTIPNINIDEIHQEKEIYTASESKINSDDDIYYELDSNSLINVFDDLDNYQKNEEENNE from the coding sequence ATGACTAAAGAATATAATAAAAATTTTATAATACAGCAAAGTGCAAAGCTTTTTTATTATAAAGGCTATAAAAACACCGAATTAACGGATATTTTTAAGGCTTGTGAAATGCCTAACGATATTTTTTACAAGTTTTTTTCTAGCAAGGAAGAATTGCTTATTGCTGTTATAAAGTATCATACTGAAAATCTTATAAACTTCTTTAACAGCAATGTAGATGACTTATCAATCCATAAATTTCACTATTTTTTTGAAAAATATTTTGAAAATATTGTAAATAACAAGTTTCATGGTGGAAGCCCGCTTGGAAATTTGGCTTTAGAGCTAGCAGATTTAAAAAATAATATACGTGAAGAGCTTGTAAAATCCTACAAAAAAATAGAACTTAGATTTTCTTTTTTTATAACTACTTTAAAATATTCTTTTCCTGAAAAATACGATGATATCGTTCCAGAAACAACGGCAAGACTTCTGATAGCTCTACTCGAAGGAACTATTCTTATGTTAAAAACTGAAAAAGAAAGTTCTGCAATTAACGACTTCTTTGTCTTCTTTAATAATCTTTTCAAACTTGATAACAATAAAGAAGCAGAAGAACAGGATAGCGAAACAGAACCAAAAACTTCTGAAATAAAACAAATGTACATTCCTGATTCTATCCAAAACCAAACAATTGAAACAGATATAAATGAGTCAAATATTAATAACCAAGATTCTAATGAAAATTTTCAAACAATACCAAATATTAATATTGACGAAATTCATCAAGAAAAGGAAATCTATACTGCTTCTGAATCTAAAATTAATAGCGATGATGATATTTATTATGAACTCGATTCAAATAGTTTAATTAATGTTTTCGATGATTTAGACAATTACCAAAAAAATGAAGAAGAGAATAATGAATAA
- a CDS encoding DHH family phosphoesterase, giving the protein MKKNYKGNIFPKEIVNEIKLSKSIILTAHINPDGDALGSLLAFYFMIDDFCKKNNMEKMIKIVVDDKLPKYMRHFEDTELIWSYEKFSDEFKHNFQNNEKFDLFISVDCANEERYGKAIEIKKLSKKSINIDHHISNTEHADFNYVEDICSTGELLYQFLEIFEIELKEKIAKYMYLGIINDTGNFRHDNVTEHTFFVCSKLIGAGVNNHKIANIIFEVSEKKVGFIGELYKNKQINEHCKFISYYLTQEKMKELSIEKDDTDGAAEMLLKIEGMELSLFVREDVDGSLKGSFRANDKYNVNKIASIFGGGGHIKAAGFKTNLSFEEILEKTYQELEK; this is encoded by the coding sequence ATGAAAAAAAATTACAAAGGAAATATTTTTCCAAAAGAAATCGTAAATGAAATAAAACTATCTAAAAGCATTATTTTAACAGCACATATTAATCCCGATGGAGATGCATTAGGCTCGCTTTTGGCATTTTATTTTATGATAGATGATTTTTGTAAAAAAAATAATATGGAAAAAATGATAAAAATCGTTGTTGATGATAAGCTGCCTAAGTATATGCGACATTTTGAAGATACAGAATTGATTTGGAGCTATGAAAAATTTAGTGATGAATTTAAGCATAATTTTCAAAATAATGAAAAATTTGACTTGTTTATAAGTGTAGATTGTGCAAATGAGGAAAGATATGGAAAGGCTATAGAAATAAAAAAACTTAGTAAAAAGTCTATAAATATCGATCATCACATTAGCAATACTGAACATGCAGATTTTAATTATGTGGAAGACATTTGCAGTACAGGGGAGCTTTTGTATCAGTTTTTAGAGATTTTTGAGATTGAATTGAAAGAGAAAATCGCTAAATATATGTATCTTGGAATAATCAATGATACTGGCAACTTTAGGCATGACAATGTTACAGAACATACTTTTTTTGTATGTTCCAAGTTGATTGGAGCAGGTGTTAATAATCACAAGATTGCTAATATTATTTTTGAAGTTAGTGAAAAAAAAGTTGGATTTATTGGAGAGCTTTATAAAAATAAACAAATTAATGAGCACTGTAAGTTCATAAGCTACTATTTGACACAGGAAAAAATGAAAGAGCTAAGTATTGAAAAAGATGATACGGATGGTGCAGCAGAAATGCTTTTAAAAATTGAAGGAATGGAACTTTCGCTATTTGTAAGGGAAGATGTTGATGGCTCATTAAAAGGAAGTTTTCGTGCAAATGATAAATATAACGTAAATAAAATAGCTTCAATTTTTGGCGGTGGAGGACATATAAAAGCCGCTGGTTTCAAGACAAATTTATCTTTTGAGGAAATTTTGGAAAAAACATATCAAGAACTTGAAAAATAA
- a CDS encoding SPOR domain-containing protein, with product MSFRLNPFKVMRAVGIVAVVTYGVVLATGYKKSKETTTESITKEMKIRNKNFYNSKDYKNNLTLPNQVVENNNETVTKELEQTKSSQPINLQQDQAEINQKNTSSQLQTNEKTTEDVKKKKEHAKQEARKLEQKKKEEARLIEQKRKEEARAEAHQAEIRKQQQEETRKEQARAEAAKQHAREEAARKSKEEAARKAREEAKKKQVKSSSKKYIQVASVNSESSAREIAKKLGGNFYYKRTSVNGKTVYVVMSNMTDNPNTLKTMENQAKKAGSGYMIRSVGK from the coding sequence ATGAGTTTTCGATTAAATCCGTTTAAAGTAATGAGAGCAGTTGGAATTGTTGCAGTTGTTACTTATGGTGTGGTGCTTGCAACAGGCTATAAAAAATCAAAAGAAACTACGACTGAAAGTATTACAAAAGAAATGAAAATTAGAAATAAGAATTTTTATAATTCCAAAGATTATAAGAATAATCTGACTTTACCAAATCAGGTTGTAGAAAATAATAACGAAACAGTTACAAAAGAACTTGAGCAGACAAAAAGTTCACAGCCAATTAATTTACAGCAAGATCAAGCAGAAATTAATCAGAAAAATACATCATCGCAACTACAAACAAATGAAAAAACAACAGAGGATGTAAAAAAGAAAAAAGAGCATGCTAAGCAGGAAGCTAGAAAATTGGAACAGAAAAAAAAGGAAGAAGCTAGGCTAATCGAACAAAAACGTAAGGAAGAGGCAAGGGCAGAAGCACATCAGGCTGAAATACGAAAACAGCAACAAGAGGAGACTAGAAAGGAACAAGCAAGAGCAGAAGCCGCAAAACAGCATGCTAGAGAAGAGGCGGCAAGAAAATCAAAAGAGGAAGCGGCAAGAAAAGCTAGAGAAGAAGCGAAGAAAAAACAAGTGAAAAGTAGTTCTAAAAAGTATATTCAGGTAGCTTCGGTAAATTCAGAATCTTCAGCAAGAGAAATAGCTAAAAAGCTAGGTGGAAATTTTTACTATAAAAGAACTTCAGTAAATGGGAAAACAGTTTATGTAGTGATGTCAAATATGACAGACAACCCGAATACTTTAAAAACTATGGAAAATCAAGCTAAGAAAGCAGGAAGTGGCTATATGATTCGTTCTGTTGGAAAATAA
- a CDS encoding 5'-methylthioadenosine/adenosylhomocysteine nucleosidase produces MIGIIGAVIEEAEAIKKEIKDIKENIINGISFFTGKFNDKDVVFVQSGIGKVNAAITATLLIERFGVSEVIFSGVAGSLDERLKVGDVVIGRDVVQHDVDATAFGYRMGQIPQMKEWAFESDKGLIEKTGTITNFEHQILLGRILTGDQFVSQKDVKLQLGKDFEALCVDMESGAVAQVCTRLGIKFLIIRSISDSITDDSGMEYTSFVKLAAENSKRILKEII; encoded by the coding sequence ATGATAGGAATTATTGGGGCAGTAATTGAAGAGGCTGAGGCTATAAAAAAGGAAATTAAGGATATTAAAGAAAACATTATAAACGGAATATCGTTTTTTACTGGGAAATTTAATGATAAAGATGTTGTTTTTGTACAATCTGGAATTGGGAAGGTAAATGCTGCGATTACTGCTACTTTATTAATTGAGAGATTTGGTGTAAGTGAGGTTATTTTTTCAGGAGTTGCAGGTTCGCTGGATGAAAGACTGAAAGTTGGAGATGTTGTTATTGGACGAGATGTTGTTCAACACGATGTTGATGCCACAGCATTTGGATATAGAATGGGACAGATTCCTCAAATGAAGGAATGGGCATTTGAGTCAGATAAGGGACTTATTGAAAAAACTGGAACTATAACTAATTTTGAACATCAGATATTGCTAGGAAGAATTTTGACTGGGGATCAGTTTGTGAGTCAAAAAGATGTAAAACTTCAACTTGGAAAGGATTTTGAAGCACTTTGTGTGGATATGGAAAGTGGAGCTGTAGCTCAGGTTTGTACAAGACTAGGTATAAAATTCTTAATAATCCGTTCAATTTCAGATTCGATTACAGATGATTCTGGAATGGAATACACAAGTTTTGTAAAACTTGCAGCAGAAAATTCTAAAAGGATATTAAAAGAGATTATTTAA
- a CDS encoding FxLYD domain-containing protein has protein sequence MKRRILLIGIMVLTSSCGIIGGVGSVVGGTIKAAGGVTGAVIGTTGKLIGGIIGGNDGEIKAKNTKYKFSNAEVEVTGGKTIVTGILMHNGVGKRNLTIEIPCFDENGAKIGDAVDSISSLGKNEKWEFQAVLNTNETKTCKLKDTYIYEGNINTTIENKDSDTENVNHESNNIENEK, from the coding sequence GTGAAAAGAAGAATTTTGTTGATTGGAATAATGGTTTTGACTTCATCTTGCGGAATTATTGGTGGAGTTGGAAGTGTAGTCGGAGGGACTATAAAAGCTGCTGGTGGAGTTACTGGGGCAGTTATTGGGACAACTGGAAAATTGATTGGGGGTATTATTGGTGGAAATGATGGAGAAATAAAGGCTAAAAATACAAAATATAAGTTTTCGAATGCAGAAGTAGAAGTGACTGGAGGAAAAACTATTGTTACAGGAATTTTGATGCATAATGGAGTAGGAAAAAGAAATCTGACAATAGAAATCCCATGTTTTGATGAAAATGGAGCAAAAATAGGAGATGCAGTTGACAGTATAAGCTCTCTTGGAAAAAATGAAAAATGGGAATTTCAGGCAGTTCTTAATACAAACGAAACAAAAACTTGTAAACTTAAAGATACATATATTTATGAGGGAAATATAAATACAACTATTGAAAACAAAGATAGTGATACTGAAAATGTTAATCATGAAAGTAATAATATTGAAAATGAAAAATAA
- a CDS encoding type I phosphomannose isomerase catalytic subunit — protein MLYPMKFKKFFVEKVWGGREFETKLGMKLPEGKKIGESWEVSAHPHGMGIVENGALTGQRLDNIYKKYKGELAGKKVYEKYPDKFPLLIKYLDVNDRLSIQVHPSDEVALKKHNEFGKSESWYIMEASDDATLIMGMKPGITKEKFLEKVEKNDFDGLFEEKIVKKGDFIDITPGTVHASLKGSILFAEVQQNSDVTYRIYDFDRIDENGKKRELHLQDSADVIDFGKEVEIKNTDFNDSENRKSILRKHIIKKEYYSIDKLKFSDSFEDVNNESMTIYSILEGEGKIVWGENEKLSIRKGETVLIPVGINTKTIGNFEILRTVI, from the coding sequence ATGTTATATCCAATGAAGTTTAAAAAATTTTTTGTGGAAAAAGTGTGGGGCGGACGTGAATTTGAAACAAAGTTAGGAATGAAACTGCCTGAAGGTAAAAAAATTGGAGAATCTTGGGAAGTGTCAGCACATCCGCATGGAATGGGAATTGTCGAAAATGGTGCTTTAACTGGACAAAGGCTAGATAATATTTATAAGAAATATAAAGGGGAGCTTGCTGGAAAAAAAGTTTATGAAAAATATCCAGATAAATTTCCACTTCTTATAAAATATTTGGACGTAAATGACAGACTTTCTATCCAAGTGCATCCAAGTGATGAAGTTGCCCTAAAAAAACACAATGAATTTGGGAAAAGTGAATCTTGGTATATAATGGAGGCAAGTGATGATGCAACTTTAATTATGGGAATGAAGCCTGGTATCACAAAAGAAAAATTTTTGGAAAAAGTAGAAAAAAATGATTTTGACGGACTATTTGAAGAAAAAATTGTTAAAAAAGGTGATTTTATTGATATTACACCAGGAACAGTCCATGCCTCATTAAAAGGAAGCATACTTTTCGCAGAAGTTCAGCAAAACTCAGATGTAACTTATAGAATCTATGATTTTGATAGAATTGATGAAAATGGGAAAAAAAGAGAACTGCATTTACAGGATTCGGCAGATGTAATTGATTTTGGAAAAGAAGTGGAAATTAAAAATACTGATTTTAATGATTCTGAAAACAGAAAAAGTATTTTGAGAAAACATATTATAAAAAAAGAATATTACTCAATTGATAAATTAAAATTTTCTGATTCTTTTGAAGATGTGAACAATGAAAGCATGACAATTTATTCTATATTGGAAGGAGAAGGAAAAATTGTATGGGGAGAAAATGAAAAGCTTTCAATTAGAAAAGGAGAAACAGTTTTAATCCCTGTTGGAATTAATACAAAAACTATCGGAAACTTTGAAATTTTAAGAACTGTAATTTAA
- a CDS encoding AMP-binding protein translates to MFLERTERLALVDFDNKHINYIDLINNIKYFSEYVVELEKEKFGLIVMENRPEWIYSFFAVWDKKSAGIALDANSNSDEILYVLEDSHPNLIFCSNETEATIFEAVEKYSSKNTVKVINVDKITIEQEKMNVIKNMQFELENPTGDETAAMLYTSGTTGSPKGVMLSFNNLNTEMEGLYEKGIFDHRDQILAILPFHHVLPLTATVLLMLKYQTSIVFVEKIASKEIFDALEKNRVTAIIGVPRVFKLFYDGIKQQIDAKFITRFIYKMMSNVKSLKIKRKVFAKVHKKFGGHLDFIVVGGAKMDPEISKFYETLGFYALEGYGLTETSPVIAVNSKKERKIGTVGKKLYNVDVKIVDEELWVKGPIVMKGYYNKPDKTAEVITEDGWFKTGDLATIDEEGYVTIRGRKNTMIVLSNGKNIDPETLENRVIAQSNGLIKEIGIFNYKNKLAAIIVPDLLELRKRGITNTKAYIKNIVEDYNLKAHNYEKVLDYKLFEEELPKTRVGKARRFMLPDLYEKNEIVKKEKTPEPTDEAYKILKEYVKKNKGIEPQPEENLELEIGMDSLDIVEFFAFIENSFGIQLDEEKFAEMPNLKLLSEYINQKATKFEDSDVDWKQIISETKPIQDDKNRWVTKLLKVFQPIVDLYFRVKKVDRKKLTDNPQIFVSNHQSFIDPLILGSLFPNKIVFNTLFLAIDWYFKKGVMKLLVSNGNVVLIDINKNIRKSVEEIVGYLKSGKSIVIFPEGARTKDGKVAQFKKVFAIIAKELNVDVQCLGIKGAFEAYSRYMKFPKPKKIEVSVLEKFSPEGSYDEITQKAEKIIREYVEN, encoded by the coding sequence ATGTTTTTAGAGAGAACGGAGCGACTGGCATTAGTTGACTTTGACAATAAACATATTAATTATATTGATTTGATAAATAATATAAAGTATTTTTCTGAATATGTAGTTGAATTGGAAAAAGAAAAATTTGGGCTGATTGTTATGGAAAATCGTCCAGAATGGATTTACAGTTTTTTTGCAGTATGGGATAAAAAATCAGCTGGAATAGCCCTTGATGCTAATAGTAATTCAGATGAAATTTTATATGTTTTAGAAGATTCACATCCAAACCTAATTTTCTGCTCAAATGAAACAGAAGCAACTATTTTTGAAGCAGTTGAAAAATATAGTTCAAAAAATACTGTAAAAGTAATAAATGTGGATAAAATTACAATTGAACAGGAAAAAATGAATGTTATAAAAAATATGCAGTTTGAGCTTGAAAATCCAACTGGAGATGAAACAGCGGCTATGCTTTATACTTCAGGGACAACTGGAAGTCCAAAAGGTGTAATGCTGTCTTTTAATAATTTAAATACTGAAATGGAAGGACTTTATGAAAAGGGAATATTTGATCATAGAGATCAGATTTTGGCAATATTGCCGTTTCACCATGTTCTGCCATTGACGGCAACTGTACTTTTGATGTTAAAATATCAAACTTCAATTGTATTTGTAGAAAAAATTGCAAGCAAGGAAATATTTGACGCTCTTGAAAAAAATAGAGTAACTGCAATAATAGGTGTGCCAAGAGTATTCAAGCTATTTTATGATGGAATAAAGCAGCAAATTGACGCAAAATTTATTACACGATTTATTTACAAAATGATGAGCAATGTCAAATCATTGAAGATAAAAAGAAAAGTCTTTGCAAAAGTCCATAAAAAATTCGGTGGACATCTTGACTTCATTGTTGTCGGTGGAGCAAAAATGGATCCTGAAATTTCAAAGTTTTATGAAACATTGGGATTTTATGCTCTTGAAGGTTATGGACTTACAGAGACTTCACCAGTTATTGCTGTAAATTCAAAAAAAGAAAGAAAAATTGGAACAGTTGGGAAAAAATTATACAATGTTGATGTAAAAATTGTAGATGAAGAATTGTGGGTTAAAGGCCCAATTGTTATGAAAGGTTACTATAATAAACCTGATAAGACGGCGGAAGTTATTACTGAAGACGGATGGTTCAAGACAGGAGATTTAGCAACAATTGACGAAGAAGGATATGTTACAATTCGTGGAAGAAAAAATACAATGATTGTCCTTTCAAATGGTAAGAATATTGACCCTGAAACGCTTGAAAATAGAGTAATTGCACAAAGTAATGGATTAATCAAGGAAATTGGTATTTTTAATTACAAGAACAAGTTAGCTGCAATAATTGTTCCAGATTTATTAGAGCTTAGAAAACGTGGAATTACAAATACAAAAGCCTACATCAAAAATATTGTAGAGGACTATAATTTAAAGGCACATAACTATGAGAAAGTACTTGATTACAAACTGTTTGAAGAAGAACTGCCAAAAACACGTGTTGGGAAGGCACGTAGATTTATGTTGCCAGATTTATACGAAAAAAATGAAATTGTAAAAAAAGAAAAAACACCTGAACCTACAGACGAAGCATATAAAATTTTAAAAGAATATGTCAAGAAAAATAAAGGGATTGAACCACAGCCCGAAGAAAATCTGGAACTTGAAATCGGAATGGATTCACTTGACATTGTAGAATTTTTTGCATTTATAGAAAATAGTTTTGGAATTCAGCTAGATGAAGAAAAATTTGCTGAAATGCCAAACCTGAAACTATTATCAGAGTACATTAATCAAAAAGCAACAAAATTTGAAGATAGTGATGTAGACTGGAAACAGATTATAAGTGAAACAAAACCTATACAAGATGATAAAAACCGATGGGTAACAAAACTGTTGAAAGTATTTCAGCCAATAGTTGACTTATATTTCAGAGTAAAAAAAGTTGATAGAAAAAAATTAACAGACAATCCGCAAATCTTTGTATCAAACCATCAAAGTTTTATAGATCCATTGATTTTAGGATCACTTTTTCCAAATAAAATTGTTTTCAATACATTGTTTTTAGCAATTGACTGGTATTTTAAAAAAGGTGTAATGAAACTTCTTGTTTCAAATGGAAATGTTGTTTTAATTGATATTAATAAAAATATTAGAAAAAGTGTAGAAGAAATAGTTGGATATCTAAAAAGTGGTAAAAGCATCGTAATTTTCCCAGAAGGAGCAAGGACAAAAGATGGAAAAGTTGCTCAATTTAAAAAAGTATTTGCTATAATTGCAAAGGAACTAAATGTAGATGTTCAATGTCTTGGAATAAAAGGAGCATTTGAAGCATATTCAAGATACATGAAGTTCCCAAAACCGAAAAAAATCGAAGTATCAGTGCTGGAAAAATTCTCGCCAGAAGGAAGCTATGATGAAATTACACAAAAAGCAGAAAAAATTATAAGAGAGTATGTTGAGAACTAA
- a CDS encoding YciI family protein, giving the protein MKPIFVISTTYTKSLEEVGKFRQEHFNFIQKNIDAGKFMAGGRQNPPTGGLILAYNVTKSELEEILKEDPYYKNDLIETVITEFTPALFDEDLKKLQEK; this is encoded by the coding sequence ATGAAACCAATTTTTGTTATATCTACAACTTATACAAAATCGCTTGAAGAAGTGGGAAAATTTAGACAGGAACATTTTAATTTTATTCAAAAAAATATTGATGCTGGAAAATTTATGGCTGGAGGGAGACAAAATCCACCAACTGGCGGACTTATTTTAGCATACAATGTAACAAAATCAGAACTTGAGGAAATATTAAAAGAAGACCCTTATTATAAAAATGATTTAATAGAAACTGTAATAACTGAATTTACACCTGCACTATTTGATGAGGATTTAAAAAAATTACAAGAAAAATAA